One Bacteroidota bacterium DNA window includes the following coding sequences:
- a CDS encoding heme exporter protein CcmB, producing MILQQTYRLIRKDFAIELRQRHALGGILLYVLSTVFITYLAFEKIIEPATWNALFWVILLFACVNAVSKSFVQESHARLIYYYTIADPRAVILSKMIYNTALTFAIGLICSGCYMLLYGSMVIHIGLFFGTLFLGCVGLSGMLTLSSGIASRSGGNFTMTAILSFPISVPLLITLIRLSSISLTAEPAFEAWSYLAILAVLNIIIFMLAYVLFPYIWKE from the coding sequence GTGATTCTGCAGCAGACATACCGCTTGATACGAAAGGATTTTGCAATAGAGCTCAGGCAGCGCCATGCCCTTGGTGGAATTCTGTTATATGTTCTCAGCACGGTTTTCATCACTTATCTTGCCTTTGAAAAAATAATTGAGCCTGCAACGTGGAATGCCCTGTTTTGGGTAATTCTGCTGTTTGCATGTGTAAATGCCGTGTCCAAGAGTTTTGTACAGGAAAGCCATGCACGACTCATATATTATTATACCATTGCCGATCCGCGCGCCGTTATTCTTTCAAAAATGATCTATAACACAGCTCTTACATTTGCTATAGGTTTAATTTGCTCGGGCTGTTACATGCTGTTATACGGCAGTATGGTTATTCATATCGGCTTGTTTTTCGGAACGCTGTTTCTCGGATGTGTAGGATTATCGGGCATGCTCACGCTATCATCGGGTATTGCCTCTCGCTCGGGCGGAAATTTTACTATGACCGCGATTCTCAGTTTCCCGATATCGGTACCGCTGCTTATTACGTTAATCAGGCTTAGCAGTATATCATTAACTGCAGAACCGGCTTTTGAAGCATGGTCGTACCTGGCAATACTGGCTGTTCTGAATATTATTATTTTTATGCTTGCTTACGTGCTGTTCCCTTATATATGGAAAGAATAA
- a CDS encoding 3-phosphoglycerate dehydrogenase: MTKVLVATEKPFAPVAMNGIKKIFDEAGYETVLLEKYTDNADFLKAVADVDALIVRSDKATREVIDAAKNLKIIVRAGAGYDNVDLAAASERKMVVMNTPGQNSNAVAELALGMMVFMARGCFKGISGSELKGKKLGIHAYGAVGKHVARIAKGFGMDVYAFDPFIAKEAIEADGIKVVATVADLYTTCQYISLHIPANADTKKSINFDLLSKMPKGGTVVNTARKEVMDEESLKRILEERPDFKYVSDIAPECHADLLKYEHRYYSTPKKQGAETSEANINAGLAAANQIVGYLEKKITTFQVNKF, from the coding sequence ATGACAAAAGTTTTAGTAGCAACTGAAAAACCGTTTGCACCTGTTGCAATGAATGGCATTAAAAAGATTTTTGATGAAGCCGGATACGAAACCGTATTACTCGAAAAATATACTGACAATGCCGATTTCCTGAAGGCTGTTGCCGACGTTGACGCACTTATTGTGCGCAGCGACAAAGCCACCAGAGAAGTAATTGATGCTGCAAAAAATCTGAAAATAATTGTCCGCGCAGGCGCAGGTTATGACAATGTCGACCTGGCTGCTGCCTCAGAGCGGAAAATGGTTGTTATGAATACTCCCGGACAAAATTCGAATGCCGTTGCCGAACTGGCACTGGGCATGATGGTTTTCATGGCACGCGGCTGTTTTAAAGGAATTTCAGGCAGCGAACTCAAAGGAAAAAAACTGGGTATTCACGCATACGGCGCTGTTGGAAAACACGTAGCTCGCATCGCCAAAGGCTTTGGAATGGATGTGTATGCTTTTGATCCGTTTATTGCAAAAGAAGCAATAGAAGCCGATGGAATCAAAGTAGTGGCAACTGTTGCCGACCTGTATACCACCTGCCAGTACATTTCACTGCATATTCCGGCGAATGCTGACACGAAAAAATCCATCAACTTCGACCTTCTATCAAAAATGCCAAAAGGCGGAACCGTTGTAAATACAGCACGCAAAGAAGTTATGGACGAAGAATCGCTGAAACGCATCCTTGAAGAAAGACCCGATTTTAAATATGTTTCGGATATCGCACCTGAGTGCCATGCCGACCTGTTAAAATATGAGCACAGATATTACAGCACGCCCAAAAAACAAGGCGCTGAAACATCAGAAGCGAATATCAATGCAGGACTCGCTGCGGCAAACCAAATTGTTGGCTATCTTGAAAAGAAAATTACAACGTTCCAGGTAAATAAATTCTAA
- a CDS encoding S41 family peptidase, whose product MNRKFTSPLTILFACVFFSFSSVSIAQRHDPKVSDQKFSAALQIIRMAYVDTVNEAKLTEDAITAMLKKLDPHSTYISKSDVEKANEPLVGNFEGIGIQFNLVRDTIVVITPVPDGPSEKLGILSGDKIVKIDGENATGSKINEDFVLKHLRGAKGTQVTISIYRKGKKDLADYVVTRDKIPINSMDAAYMAAPEIGYIKLNKFGSTTMDEFRKASAELREKGMKNLILDLRDNSGGYLNTAIELADEFLPEGKLIVYTEGFYSPKQESFATSKGDFETGKLVVLINEGSASASEIVTGAVQDWDRALIIGRRSFGKGLVQRPYNLPDGSVMRLTTAHYYTPTGRCVQKPYNEGTEKYYKDLTDRYKHGELVNPDSIKFPDSLKYSTPNKRIVYGGGGIMPDLFIPLDTTRITDYYSDLLRKNIINLYVLQYLETRRDQIKKTYPDVEDYLKKFVIDEAFMKDLTDFAAKEGVKKNEEQYKISEFYMKNFVKAWIARNVWNYGAYWRVFNENDDAFKDAVQAIQDKGKFKEYKINY is encoded by the coding sequence ATGAATCGAAAATTTACTTCCCCTCTAACCATACTTTTTGCTTGCGTATTTTTCAGTTTTTCTTCTGTAAGTATTGCACAGCGCCACGATCCAAAGGTGTCTGATCAGAAATTTTCAGCAGCTCTGCAAATTATCCGCATGGCTTATGTTGATACCGTGAACGAAGCAAAGCTCACAGAAGACGCCATTACTGCGATGCTCAAAAAACTTGATCCGCATTCCACCTACATTTCTAAGTCTGATGTTGAGAAAGCAAATGAGCCACTGGTAGGCAATTTTGAAGGAATCGGAATTCAGTTCAATTTGGTTCGCGATACAATCGTTGTTATTACGCCGGTTCCCGATGGGCCCTCAGAGAAACTCGGAATTCTTTCAGGAGATAAAATCGTAAAGATTGACGGTGAAAATGCTACCGGTTCTAAAATTAACGAAGACTTTGTTTTAAAACATTTGCGCGGTGCCAAAGGCACGCAGGTTACTATCAGCATTTATCGTAAAGGAAAAAAAGACCTTGCAGATTATGTTGTTACCCGCGATAAAATTCCCATCAACAGCATGGATGCCGCTTATATGGCAGCTCCGGAAATAGGCTATATCAAACTGAATAAGTTCGGCTCAACCACCATGGACGAGTTTCGTAAAGCATCAGCCGAGCTCAGAGAAAAAGGCATGAAGAACCTTATTCTCGATCTTCGCGATAATTCAGGCGGCTACCTGAATACAGCGATTGAATTGGCTGATGAATTTTTACCCGAAGGAAAACTCATCGTTTATACCGAAGGTTTTTACAGCCCGAAACAGGAAAGTTTTGCAACTTCAAAAGGTGATTTTGAAACCGGAAAATTGGTTGTGCTGATTAATGAAGGCTCAGCCAGTGCCAGCGAAATTGTTACCGGTGCCGTGCAGGACTGGGACCGCGCACTGATTATCGGTCGCAGGTCATTCGGAAAAGGTCTCGTTCAACGTCCGTACAATCTTCCTGATGGTTCGGTAATGCGGCTTACAACGGCACATTACTACACTCCTACCGGTCGTTGCGTGCAGAAACCATACAATGAAGGAACCGAAAAATATTATAAAGATCTTACCGACCGCTACAAACACGGCGAGTTAGTGAATCCCGACAGTATCAAGTTCCCCGATTCTCTTAAATATTCTACGCCCAATAAACGCATTGTTTATGGCGGCGGCGGCATTATGCCCGACCTTTTTATCCCGCTTGATACAACACGAATCACCGATTATTATTCGGATTTGCTGCGCAAAAATATTATAAACCTTTACGTGCTCCAATACCTCGAAACACGTCGTGACCAGATTAAGAAAACCTATCCTGATGTTGAAGACTATCTGAAAAAATTTGTGATTGACGAAGCCTTCATGAAAGACCTGACCGACTTTGCTGCGAAAGAAGGTGTGAAAAAGAATGAGGAACAATATAAGATTTCCGAGTTCTATATGAAAAATTTCGTCAAGGCATGGATTGCCCGCAACGTTTGGAACTACGGCGCATACTGGCGTGTATTCAACGAAAACGATGATGCCTTTAAAGATGCGGTTCAGGCCATTCAGGACAAAGGCAAATTCAAAGAGTATAAAATCAATTACTAG
- a CDS encoding MBL fold metallo-hydrolase encodes MKIQILGAAREVTGSKHLITTIEGKKILLDCGMYQGKGLETDAANRKLGFEPKEIDTLVLSHAHIDHSGLVPYLVKEGFTGNIICTHGTRDLCVIMLADCGRIQESDTRTHNKRRVKEGLPPLEPLYTASDAQQSLQQFVSISYNQDFRLTDSVKFRFTNTGHILGSAAVNLTFKENDKEIKLCFTADIGRPGNSILLEPQPFPQADYIIAESTYGDRLHDSRLDSEKKLLDVVVETCTKKRGKLIIPSFSVGRTQEIVYALHKLFNKGWLPRIKVYVDSPLSFNATNIMRIHPESFNAEITEFMHTDVDPFGFDSLTYIQTEEASKKLNNSEEPCIIISASGMAEAGRVKHHIANSISNPRNTILFVGYCEPKTLGAKIKRGESEVSIFGTPYKVKAGVDSIEAFSAHADYSEMIVWLSCQDKSKIKKMLLVHGEYEAQQKYKQILEENRFTNIEIPEWGQEFILE; translated from the coding sequence ATGAAAATACAGATTCTGGGCGCTGCCCGCGAAGTTACCGGAAGTAAGCACCTTATCACAACCATTGAAGGAAAGAAAATCCTGCTTGATTGCGGGATGTATCAGGGCAAAGGACTTGAAACCGATGCGGCCAACCGTAAACTGGGATTCGAACCCAAAGAAATTGATACACTTGTGCTTTCTCATGCCCATATTGATCATTCAGGGCTTGTCCCCTATCTGGTAAAAGAGGGTTTTACAGGAAATATTATTTGTACACACGGCACCCGCGATCTTTGCGTAATTATGCTTGCCGACTGCGGTCGCATTCAGGAAAGCGACACCCGCACTCATAATAAAAGAAGAGTAAAAGAAGGTCTGCCCCCACTGGAGCCGCTGTATACCGCATCCGACGCGCAACAAAGTCTTCAGCAATTTGTAAGTATTTCATACAATCAGGATTTCAGACTCACAGACAGTGTAAAATTCCGTTTCACAAATACAGGTCACATATTAGGAAGCGCAGCCGTTAACCTGACTTTCAAAGAAAATGATAAAGAAATAAAACTGTGCTTTACCGCCGACATAGGTCGTCCGGGAAACAGTATTTTGCTTGAGCCCCAACCATTTCCCCAGGCCGATTACATTATTGCGGAATCAACCTATGGTGACCGCCTGCACGACAGCCGGCTGGATTCGGAAAAGAAATTGTTGGATGTTGTTGTTGAAACATGTACCAAGAAACGTGGTAAACTCATCATACCGTCTTTCAGTGTTGGACGCACACAGGAAATCGTTTACGCACTGCATAAGCTTTTTAACAAAGGCTGGCTTCCACGCATCAAAGTATATGTCGACAGTCCGCTGTCGTTCAATGCCACCAATATTATGCGTATCCATCCCGAAAGCTTTAATGCTGAAATTACCGAATTTATGCATACCGATGTAGATCCGTTCGGATTCGACAGCCTTACATACATTCAAACCGAAGAAGCGTCAAAGAAACTAAACAATTCTGAAGAACCTTGCATCATCATTTCAGCTTCCGGTATGGCTGAAGCTGGTCGTGTTAAGCACCACATTGCCAATAGCATCTCAAATCCCCGTAATACTATACTTTTTGTCGGTTATTGTGAGCCCAAAACCTTGGGTGCAAAAATCAAACGTGGCGAAAGCGAAGTATCTATTTTTGGTACGCCTTATAAGGTCAAGGCAGGCGTTGATTCAATTGAGGCGTTCAGCGCCCACGCTGACTATAGCGAAATGATTGTATGGCTCAGTTGTCAGGATAAATCCAAGATTAAGAAAATGTTGCTTGTGCACGGAGAATATGAAGCACAGCAGAAGTACAAACAAATACTTGAAGAGAACCGCTTCACCAATATCGAAATCCCTGAGTGGGGACAGGAATTTATTCTTGAATAA
- the ccsA gene encoding cytochrome c biogenesis protein CcsA has translation MERIKKNFFARNWWKILCVLLLVYTIIGGLLVKVPDLPVIHQSIRAIFFHVGMWFSMIVLMLISATGSVLYLRSNNLRYDTLANEAVNTGIFFGILGILTGSVWARYTWGVWWLNDPKLNGAAVSLLAYFAYRVLRSSLTDAQKKARLAAVYNIFAFVLMIVFMMILPRTAADSIHPGKSGNPALTPGELDSNLRLVFYPAMIGWIMLGIWILNFRIKRKSIIKH, from the coding sequence ATGGAAAGAATAAAAAAGAATTTTTTTGCCCGAAACTGGTGGAAGATACTATGTGTGCTGCTTCTGGTTTATACGATAATTGGCGGTTTGCTTGTGAAAGTCCCCGATTTGCCTGTTATACATCAGAGTATCCGCGCAATTTTTTTTCATGTCGGAATGTGGTTTTCCATGATTGTACTGATGCTTATTTCGGCAACAGGAAGCGTGCTGTACCTGCGCAGCAATAATTTACGTTATGATACGCTTGCCAATGAAGCGGTAAATACCGGCATTTTTTTCGGGATACTGGGAATACTGACCGGATCTGTGTGGGCAAGGTATACCTGGGGTGTATGGTGGCTCAACGACCCTAAATTAAATGGCGCTGCCGTAAGTTTGCTTGCCTATTTTGCATACCGCGTGCTTCGCTCATCGCTTACCGATGCACAGAAAAAAGCCCGGCTTGCCGCGGTATATAACATCTTCGCATTTGTACTGATGATTGTATTTATGATGATACTTCCGCGCACGGCGGCAGATTCTATACATCCCGGCAAAAGCGGAAATCCGGCACTTACACCGGGCGAATTAGACAGCAACCTGAGGCTGGTATTTTATCCGGCAATGATAGGCTGGATTATGCTCGGCATCTGGATACTTAATTTCAGAATAAAGAGGAAGTCAATAATCAAACATTAG
- a CDS encoding rhomboid family intramembrane serine protease, giving the protein MEDKKRLLRSMIFPLFMLVLMWIVKLTEYFFNLDFSSLGIKPLDGFGLIGIVTSPMLHADFPHILANSIPFFVSASIIFYFYREIAFKVFFLIWVITGIWVWSFARGGVHIGASGIVYGYLSFLFFSGIIRRNARLMAVSLLVIFLYGGLLWGIFPNFFPDRNISWESHLMGGVAGFVLSVFYRKRGMQKEEYHWDDDDDDDFTEMIEEQPAEPDEQKEQFNA; this is encoded by the coding sequence ATGGAAGATAAGAAAAGGTTGCTGCGCAGCATGATATTCCCCCTTTTTATGCTTGTGCTGATGTGGATAGTAAAACTGACAGAGTATTTTTTTAATCTCGATTTTTCATCATTGGGCATCAAACCACTGGATGGTTTCGGACTTATTGGCATTGTGACCTCGCCCATGCTTCATGCTGATTTTCCTCACATTCTGGCTAATTCAATCCCATTCTTCGTTTCAGCCTCCATCATTTTCTATTTTTATCGAGAAATCGCTTTCAAGGTCTTCTTTCTGATATGGGTAATTACCGGAATCTGGGTATGGTCGTTTGCGCGCGGAGGCGTTCACATCGGCGCAAGCGGAATTGTTTATGGATATCTTTCCTTCCTGTTTTTCAGCGGAATTATTCGACGTAACGCCCGTCTGATGGCCGTATCACTGCTGGTAATTTTTCTGTATGGTGGATTGCTCTGGGGAATATTTCCGAATTTTTTTCCCGACAGGAATATCTCCTGGGAATCGCATCTGATGGGCGGAGTCGCCGGTTTTGTCTTATCTGTTTTCTACCGAAAAAGAGGCATGCAGAAAGAGGAATACCACTGGGATGATGATGATGATGATGATTTCACGGAGATGATTGAAGAGCAGCCTGCAGAGCCTGATGAGCAGAAAGAACAATTCAATGCCTGA
- the serC gene encoding 3-phosphoserine/phosphohydroxythreonine transaminase has protein sequence MKKIHNFNAGPSILPRIAIENTAKAILDLNGIGLSLLEISHRTKEFEAILNEAIALFKEQLGIPENYKVLFLGGGASMQFCMIPFNLLNKKAAYLETGVWAKKAIKEAKGFGEVKVVASSADKNFNYIPKNYTIPADAEYFHITTNNTIYGSEIHTDIDCPIPLVADMSSDIFSRPVDVSKYAMIYGGAQKNLGPAGVTFVIIREDILGKVERHIPSMLDYRTHIAEGSMYNTPPCMPIYTVMETLRWIKSLGGVKVLQQMNQAKAKLLYDAIDNSKIFVGTVEKEDRSLMNICFVMKEEYKNLEDEFMAFAKAAGMVGIKGHRSVGGFRASTYNALPIESVQAFVDCMNEFEKSKV, from the coding sequence ATGAAAAAAATACATAATTTTAATGCAGGTCCTTCTATTCTTCCGCGGATAGCCATTGAGAACACTGCAAAAGCCATCCTTGACCTGAACGGAATTGGCTTGTCATTACTCGAAATTTCCCACCGTACTAAGGAATTCGAAGCCATCCTTAATGAAGCCATTGCACTGTTCAAAGAGCAATTAGGCATTCCTGAAAATTATAAAGTACTGTTTCTTGGCGGTGGCGCCAGCATGCAGTTCTGCATGATTCCTTTCAACCTGCTCAATAAAAAAGCCGCTTATCTTGAAACCGGCGTTTGGGCTAAGAAAGCCATCAAAGAAGCTAAAGGCTTTGGCGAAGTTAAAGTTGTTGCATCATCGGCTGACAAAAACTTTAACTACATTCCTAAAAACTACACCATTCCTGCTGATGCAGAATATTTCCACATCACTACCAACAATACCATCTACGGTTCAGAAATCCACACCGACATCGACTGCCCTATTCCTTTGGTTGCCGATATGTCGTCTGATATTTTCAGCCGCCCGGTTGATGTTTCTAAATACGCCATGATTTATGGCGGCGCGCAAAAGAACCTCGGACCTGCCGGTGTTACCTTTGTGATTATCCGCGAAGATATTCTCGGAAAAGTTGAACGTCACATCCCGTCAATGCTCGATTATCGCACACATATCGCCGAAGGCTCTATGTACAATACACCGCCATGTATGCCCATTTATACAGTGATGGAAACCCTCCGTTGGATCAAATCACTGGGTGGCGTAAAAGTGCTGCAACAAATGAATCAGGCAAAAGCAAAACTCCTGTATGATGCAATTGACAACAGCAAAATATTTGTCGGTACAGTTGAAAAAGAAGACCGCTCACTGATGAACATTTGCTTTGTTATGAAAGAAGAATATAAGAATCTGGAAGACGAATTCATGGCATTTGCAAAGGCTGCCGGAATGGTTGGCATTAAAGGACACCGTTCGGTTGGCGGATTCAGAGCTTCAACCTACAACGCACTTCCGATTGAAAGCGTTCAGGCTTTTGTTGATTGCATGAATGAATTTGAAAAATCAAAAGTGTAA
- a CDS encoding DUF1015 family protein gives MAILKAFKGLRPPVEIARNLASRPYDVLNSAEAREEAKGNDYSLLHIIKPEIDFEAGIDEHEPRVYEKAKENFLKFQSNGWLVKDTQECLYIYAQTMNGRTQYGLVGCAAVDDYMNGIIKKHELTRKDKEEDRMKHVRITNANMEPVFFTYPAVKEIDDIIAHIVKTEKAAYDFTSDDGFGHHFWVISDAAVVKKIIELFAKVPATYVADGHHRTAAAALVGNEKKNNNPNHTGNEEYNFFLAVHFPDNQLTIIDYNRVVKDLNNLTAEAFIEKAKEVFDIAEKGTEIYKPCCLHNFSMYLEGKWYSMTAKQGTFNDSDPIGVLDVTVLSKLVLDNILGIKDLRTDKRIDFVGGIRGLGELKKRVDSGEMKVAFALYPVSMEQLINIADTGNIMPPKTTWFEPKLRSGLVVHSLD, from the coding sequence ATGGCAATCTTAAAAGCATTTAAAGGACTCAGACCACCGGTAGAAATTGCCCGCAATCTGGCATCCAGACCGTATGATGTGCTGAACTCAGCCGAAGCACGCGAAGAAGCAAAAGGAAACGATTATTCACTGCTGCACATCATTAAACCGGAAATTGATTTTGAAGCTGGCATTGATGAACATGAACCCCGCGTTTATGAAAAAGCAAAAGAGAATTTTTTGAAATTCCAGAGCAATGGCTGGCTGGTTAAAGATACACAGGAATGTTTGTACATATATGCTCAAACCATGAACGGACGCACTCAGTATGGTCTTGTTGGCTGCGCCGCCGTTGATGACTATATGAATGGCATCATTAAAAAACATGAGCTGACTCGTAAAGATAAAGAAGAAGACCGCATGAAACATGTCCGCATTACCAATGCCAACATGGAACCGGTATTCTTTACCTACCCTGCCGTTAAAGAAATAGATGACATCATTGCACATATTGTAAAAACAGAAAAAGCGGCCTACGATTTCACCTCCGACGACGGATTTGGTCACCATTTCTGGGTAATCAGCGATGCTGCGGTTGTCAAAAAAATAATAGAATTGTTCGCAAAAGTTCCGGCAACTTATGTGGCCGACGGTCATCACCGCACTGCAGCTGCCGCACTGGTGGGCAACGAGAAAAAGAATAACAATCCCAATCACACCGGAAACGAAGAATATAATTTCTTTCTGGCCGTTCACTTTCCCGACAACCAGCTTACCATCATCGATTATAACCGTGTTGTAAAAGATTTAAATAACCTTACGGCAGAAGCTTTCATTGAAAAAGCCAAAGAAGTTTTCGACATTGCAGAAAAAGGTACAGAAATTTACAAACCCTGCTGCCTCCATAATTTCAGCATGTACCTCGAAGGTAAATGGTATTCCATGACTGCAAAACAAGGAACATTCAACGACAGCGATCCTATCGGAGTGCTTGATGTGACGGTTCTTTCAAAACTTGTGCTGGATAATATTCTGGGGATAAAAGACCTGCGCACCGACAAACGTATCGATTTTGTTGGCGGCATCCGTGGGCTCGGTGAACTTAAAAAACGCGTTGACAGCGGCGAAATGAAAGTGGCATTTGCCCTCTACCCTGTGTCAATGGAACAGCTTATCAACATTGCAGATACAGGCAATATTATGCCTCCGAAAACTACCTGGTTTGAACCAAAACTGAGAAGTGGTCTGGTGGTTCACTCACTTGATTAA
- a CDS encoding YkgJ family cysteine cluster protein — translation MQKFDFDFFENFQKTFKGDTENTFPVCLECGGICEYKKISSLLPGEAEFMAMKHGMELQAFRDKYLDGFIYEGQVIDIIKCSVRCPFLETDNSCGARGFKPIMCLIYPIIFEKENDGWKVTLDDRCPLIRLEKTRSFFTTEGIKMVEDLHIPGEWINIDYTFDLYDFDYNMMIAARDVPVDTYKIYTYDEIMKYREV, via the coding sequence ATGCAAAAATTCGATTTCGATTTTTTTGAGAATTTCCAAAAGACCTTCAAAGGCGACACCGAAAATACCTTTCCTGTATGTCTTGAATGTGGCGGAATATGTGAATATAAAAAGATAAGCTCGCTGCTTCCGGGCGAAGCTGAATTCATGGCAATGAAGCACGGAATGGAATTGCAGGCATTTCGTGATAAATATCTGGACGGGTTTATTTATGAAGGTCAGGTCATCGACATTATTAAATGCTCGGTTCGCTGCCCTTTTCTGGAAACAGATAATTCGTGCGGTGCACGTGGGTTCAAACCCATTATGTGCCTGATATATCCTATTATTTTTGAAAAGGAAAACGATGGCTGGAAAGTGACTCTCGACGATCGCTGCCCGCTTATCCGTCTTGAAAAAACGCGTTCATTCTTTACAACGGAAGGAATTAAAATGGTGGAAGACCTTCATATTCCCGGCGAATGGATTAATATCGATTATACTTTTGACCTGTATGATTTTGATTATAACATGATGATTGCTGCACGCGATGTGCCGGTTGATACGTATAAAATTTACACTTATGATGAAATCATGAAGTATCGGGAGGTGTAG
- a CDS encoding four helix bundle protein, producing MEQDKNNVFFFRFEDLRIYNKALDYVGLVHGYTKSFPENERHALSAKFMHAAESIAINIAEGSGRNKTQFIYYLKMAKSSIRECIVITTIAQRLKFISESSIEESRQQLIEMTKMVGALIASLQRTAKGPELVEEDDDDEMSFNKFTS from the coding sequence ATGGAACAGGATAAAAACAACGTATTCTTCTTTAGATTCGAAGATCTGAGAATTTACAACAAAGCGCTGGATTACGTTGGGCTGGTTCACGGATACACTAAATCGTTTCCCGAAAATGAGCGCCACGCCCTCTCTGCCAAGTTTATGCATGCTGCCGAATCCATTGCAATAAATATTGCTGAAGGTTCAGGCCGTAATAAAACGCAGTTTATTTATTACCTGAAAATGGCCAAAAGTTCAATACGCGAGTGCATCGTAATAACTACGATTGCTCAACGGCTGAAATTTATTTCAGAGAGCAGTATTGAAGAATCGCGGCAGCAGCTCATCGAGATGACAAAGATGGTCGGCGCGCTGATAGCATCGCTGCAGCGCACAGCCAAAGGTCCTGAGCTGGTTGAAGAAGATGATGATGATGAAATGTCTTTTAATAAATTTACAAGCTGA
- a CDS encoding acyl-CoA reductase — MNINERLEAFAKLSEVLVSYNGEELQNRPYSSTLDKALREASFHNGWFTRDNLLTAIHNLGVMIRRDQLKTWVDRYPQLTGGHNSPVTVAVIMAGNIPLAGFHDFLCVLMSGNIFLGKLSSSDKFLLPALAAILTEIEPRFNSFISFADNQLKGFDAVIATGSNNSSRYFNQYFGGYPHIIRHNRNSAAIINGSETPQELNGLAEDIFLYFGMGCRSVSFLMLPTGYDISTFYEAMLPFARVRDHNKYMNNYTYNMSLYLMDSKPFLDNGFLLLRRNESPASPVSVLHYIEYEKPEEIVAILELQKELLQCVVGKNIKFPDLVSFGNAQKPTLSDYADGVDTMAFLMNLKNISRI; from the coding sequence ATGAATATTAACGAACGTTTAGAAGCATTTGCGAAGTTGTCTGAAGTGCTTGTATCTTATAATGGTGAAGAGCTTCAGAATCGCCCATACAGCAGTACGCTCGACAAAGCACTGCGCGAGGCTTCATTTCACAACGGATGGTTTACACGCGATAATTTGTTGACTGCAATTCACAATCTGGGAGTAATGATACGTCGTGATCAGCTTAAGACGTGGGTTGACCGTTATCCGCAATTGACAGGCGGGCATAATAGCCCTGTAACCGTTGCTGTGATTATGGCGGGCAATATTCCGCTTGCCGGATTTCACGATTTCCTGTGCGTGCTGATGAGCGGAAATATTTTTTTGGGGAAACTCTCTTCATCCGATAAGTTTCTATTGCCGGCTCTGGCAGCCATTCTGACAGAGATTGAACCGCGGTTCAACAGCTTTATTTCCTTTGCCGATAATCAGCTCAAAGGATTTGACGCGGTAATTGCGACAGGCAGCAACAATTCGTCGCGGTATTTTAACCAGTATTTTGGCGGTTATCCGCACATTATCCGACATAACCGTAACAGCGCTGCAATTATTAACGGCAGTGAAACTCCGCAAGAACTGAACGGACTTGCTGAGGATATTTTCCTGTATTTCGGAATGGGTTGTCGTTCGGTTTCATTCCTGATGTTACCCACAGGCTATGATATCAGCACCTTTTATGAGGCAATGCTGCCGTTTGCCCGTGTCAGGGACCACAATAAATACATGAACAACTACACTTATAATATGTCGTTGTACCTGATGGACAGCAAGCCCTTTCTGGATAATGGATTCCTGCTGCTTCGAAGGAATGAATCGCCGGCATCGCCGGTATCAGTGCTTCATTACATAGAATATGAAAAGCCGGAAGAAATTGTCGCTATATTGGAATTACAGAAGGAATTGCTGCAGTGTGTTGTTGGAAAAAATATCAAATTCCCTGATCTGGTTTCCTTCGGTAATGCACAAAAGCCGACGCTTTCCGACTATGCAGACGGAGTAGATACCATGGCTTTTCTGATGAACCTGAAGAATATTTCCCGGATTTAA